CACTGTACACATTTGGAACATAAGGAGTCAAGAGGCTGTTAAGTCGTTCTGCCAGGTGGTAGGTCAGTGCCaagcactggctgataataggtctGAGTGGGTTGCCGTTCTTATGAGTCTTCATATTACCATATAGGTAACCAGGCCTAAAATCCCCAGTGATGGTCTGGAAGTGGATAGCGTTTGTGGCTgcattaattttttcaattgtCTTGTTGGCCTCTCTCTTGATCTCTTCGATAGGGTTGTAGGAGAGCTTTTCAAACTTGGATGAAGCTCCCAATATCAGGTCAAGTTTTCTGTGATACTCTTCCTTATCTATCAAGACAAAGGCAGCAGTTTTGTCAGGAGAGCTGTGTGGCGTTTGCTCCCTCGCCTTAACTAATTCACCCTGTTACAGTGTTGATTCTCATGTgaagtgtttaaatccctaaggtttgcattttcatttaatttgcttaaaggttttaacaacACGATTTCATCGTATTCCCAGCCTTtagaagtaagtgttctgttaataattcaataTATTTCCCTTTcaagggaacgtgattgctgtgctgaattctcatccactgtccatcaaactccactcgaagctcctcgtggcttaaattaaaatataattatctgttgtgctcccctttcttttattaattcttatttaaatattattgtaaatatatctatttgttggtatcccttgtcttattgtcgactggcgacatttCCATTGTTCTTCTTTTGTTActgcccagagttccttaagcaaggccggactcacagcaCGGGCCGGTATCAAACTGGTGagcttgccaggattcgctaagactgtaatttcaaattatttttattaaagtgaAATTCCCctctttctgtctttagcgacttgacgaacttaatttccttttaaagtaaattttattatcactggagttggacccgtggaagaaaacagccaaagcattttattttcattttaagattttgtgtttatttgtgcttGTGTTCAACCCCGAACTCTTTTGTTTTTAAAACCCACGTGGTAGGCTTTAGTCCCattgttcagcaggatagccaGCCCTCTGTGGCGAGTTtaccttttgtttattatcacaatggttaaaatatttcatttatatatattatgcagtgattgaatgtttaattttgttttaaaactaAGTAAAGTGAACTTTAcaaaatttttggaaaaaatttGGTAAACTAAAACaggtgttaatttccagtgaggcataattcctgtgttggtaacggtaaaaacacgtggcattccttattttgattttttcttttgatagtaacggtatgtaatttcattttgttacttttcgtgggatattatttttatataccttttTGTAAGGggtaattttcgtacgattgtgtcaAAATTGATAacataaagataaaggatttacgatatcacattcaatttaatttttttcagtcagggtatacgatcattGAGATGAAACATTTGGGAAGTGAAATTtcataaatccattttttttttttttttttttttttgttaaagggaaaatatgtaaagggttgattttcttagcgaagcaataagcGAACTCAGTAACACTGATTGTTTCATttgatttattatactttaagtataaatacaaactttgctttaagtcacagagttgctagtggtggtgttgcaagaacgcacccacacatttttacacaAATCCATTtcttctcatgactagcatagagggccacacatcgtggagattccattttttcttattacTAGCATACAGGGTTACACATAGTGGAGATtcaattttttcttatgactagcatagagggtcacatatcatggggattccattttttcttatgactatcaTGAAAgctcacatatcgtggagattccattttttttcttatgactagcatagagggtcacacatcgtggagattccatttttttatatgattagcatagagagtcacacattgtggagattccattttttcttatgactagcatagagggtcacacatcgtggagattccatttttttaggaTTAGCATAAAGGGTCAAACATCTTAGGATtccaatttttcttatgactagcatagaagttcacccatagttgtgattccattttttttatgactagcatagaggttcaccagaAGTTTTGATTccatctttttatgactagcatagaggttcacccatagttgggaTTCCATTTTGCTTATGGTTAGCATAGAGGATTATCCATTGTTGTGTTTCCATtcctttttatgactagcatgaaGGTTCacccataggtgtgattccattttattttgtctagcatagagggtcacccatagttgtgataccaatttttttttttatgactaacatgtagggttacccatagttgtgattccatttcattTTGTCTAGTATAGAGGGTCcccaatagttgtgattccattttttctcatgactagcatagaggttcacccatagttgtgattcaacttttctcatgactagcatggaggttcacccatagttgtgattcaatttttcttatgactagcatagagggtcacccatagttgtgattccagtatttttatgtctagcatatagggtcagtcatagttgtgattccattttatcttGTCTAGCATTGAGGGTCACCCAtggttatgattccatttttttattgtctagcacagtttttatatatagcgttacttgtttggacgcattacaaccagacagcctaagctcacccattgttgtgacctggttttcaagttaggctcctatTCAATTTCTTGCGAGGCTTACTATTCGGTGATATTTCTTTCTCGAGGGGCATTTTTCCTAGctattgtgcattttgcccagctccatcttcatcctctCTTTCAtaagactcttgcgtaaggcttaGAGCGTCTTTCCTCTCCGTGTAATTTTTTGCACAGTCAACATCGCACCTtttgctgttgagtttgttcttgtcgctgtctcagcaaaaaattagcaaaatgactccTGCTGAGATCAgtacatttgtggatttggcagaacgacaaggctatgagggagaagcattgtgAAGGTATGTGCAGGAGCTTATGAATGAAGctaaagcccggagaagaacatagcaagaaaggatgcggtatgaaaaagagagagcgcatgaattaagaatgcaggagaggGACGCCcaattggcacaactcaatcacttacCACCTCAACTCAATGTTGCCAAAGTCAAGCAGGAAAATCACAGGAGGatccacttcattgaagggttcaccaaggccATCCTTACCCTACCtctcatcccttccttatcacatcccatttttcctcctttcatcctttaaagaaagatcctacccactaaaCCTTTTATCCTATTCCAAATATCACAACCATGTTTGCTGTTTGCTCCTCGTCTTAATTAATTCAcactgtgacagtgttgattcccacgtgttgTGTTTGAATCcttaagctttgcattttcatttaatttgcttaaaagttttaaacaCACGACTTCATGTTCCCAAcctgtagaagtatgtgttttgttaataattcaatttacttCCCTTTCCTGGGAACGTGATTACTGTGCTGAATTCTCAACCACAGTCCATCAAACTCCACAGGAAGGTTCttgtggcataaattaaaatatgattatctgtagtgctcccctttcttttattaattttagtttaaatattattgtaaatatatctatttgttgaTATCCCTTATCTTATTACCGACTGGCGACCTATCAATTGTTCTTCTTTTGTTACTACCCAGAGTTTTTTGAGCAAAGGCGCACTAACAGCACGGCCcttaaacaatatatacatatgtatatatatatatatatatatatatatatatatatatatatatatatatatatatatatatatatatatatatatatatatatacatttgtgtatatatatatatatatatatatatatatatatatatatatatatatatatatatatatatatatatatatatatatatatatatatatatatacatttgtgtgtatacatatatatatatatatatatatatatatacatacatatatttatatatatatatatatatatatatatatatatatatatatatatatatatatatatgtatacacacaaatgtatatatatatatatatatatatatatatatatatatatatatatatatatatatatatatatatatatatacacaaatgtatatatatatatatatatatatatatatatatatatatatatatatatatatatatatatatatatatatatatatatatatatatatatatatatataagtatatatatatatatatatatatatatatatatatatatatatacatatatatatatatatatatatatatatatatatatatatatatatatatatatatatatatatatatatatatatatatgtatctatatctatatatatatatatatatatatagatagatagatagatagatagatatatacatatatatattgtatttatatattgaaatatatatatatatatatatatatatatatatatatatatatatatatatatatatatgtatatatatatttacatatatatacacacaaacacacgcacacatatatataagtatatatatatatatatatatatatatatatatatatatatatatatatatatatatatatatatatatatatatatatatatatataatatatatatatatatatatatatatatatatatatatatatatatatatatatatatttgtatacatatatatatatatatatatatatatatatatatatatatatatacatatatacatatatatttatacatatatatatatatatatatatatatatattatatatatatatatacatacagtacataatatatatatatatatatatatatatatatatatatatatatacatatatatatatatatatatatatatatatatatatatataatatatatatatatatatatatatatatatatatatatatgtgtgtgtgtacatctatatatatatatatatatatatatatatatatatatatatatatatatatatatatatacatatatatatgtatatatatatgtatatatatatatatatatatatatatatatatatatatatatatatatatatatatatacatatttatagatatatatatatatatatatatatatatatatatatatatatatatagatagatatagatatagatatatatatatatatatatatatatatatatatatatatatatatatatatatatatatatactgtgtatatatatatatatatatatatatatatatatatatatatatatatatatatatatatatatatatatatatatagatagatagatatacacacacacacacacacacatatatatatatatatatatatatatatatatatatatatatatatatatatatatatatatatatatatatatatatatatatctgtatatatgtaaatagatgtacacacacacacatacacacacacacacacacacacacatatatatatatatatatatatatatatatatatatatatatatatatatatatatatatatatatactgtatgtatatatatatatatatatatatatatatatatatatatagatatatatatatatatatatatatatatatatatatatatatatatatatatatatgtatacataaatatatatatatatatatatatatatatatatatatatatatatatatatatatatatatatatatatatatatatatatatatatatatagatgtacacacacacacacacacacacatatatatatatatatatatatatatatatatgtatatatatatatatatatatatatatatatgtataaatatatatatatatatatatatatatatatatatatatatatatatatatatatatatatatttatatatatatatatatatatatatatatatatatatatatatatatatatatatatatatatactgtatgtatatatatatatatatatatatatatatatatatatatatatgtataaatatatatgtatatatgtatatatatatgtatacaaatatatatatatatatatatatatatatatatatatatatatatatatatatatatatatatatgtatatatatatatatatatacatttatatgtttatataaacatatatatatatatatatatatatatatatatatatatatatatatatatatatatatatatatatatatatatatatatatatatatatatttatatatgcatgaatatatatatatatatatatatatatatatatatatatatatatatatatatatatatatatatatatatatatatatatatttatatatatatatatatatatatatgtttatatatatgtatatatatatatatatatatatatatatatatatatatatatatatatatatatatatatatatatatatatatataaatatatatatatatatatataaatatatatatatatatatatatatatatatatatatatatatatatatatatctatatatatatatatattacttatcagtcaaaaaactgcacgtgacacatattaaagggtaaaatccacaggaagcagggaaggaaaagaccaggtgcctggtcttttcctttcctgtttcctgtggattttaccctttaatatatttatatatatatatatatatatatatatatatatatatatatatatatatatatatatatatatatatatatatatatatatatatatatatttattattatatatatatatatatatatatgtgtgtgtgtatatatatagatgtatatctctatctacctatatatctatctatctatctatatatatatatatatatatatatatatatatatatatatatatatatatatatatatatatatatatatatatctatatctatatatatatatgtatgtatatagatatacatatatatatatatatatatatatatatatatatatatatatatatatatatatatatatatatacatatatatatatatatatatatatatatatatatatatatatatatatatatatatatacatattcataaatatatatatatgtatatatatatatatatatacatatatatatatatatatatatatatatatatatatatatatatatatatatatatatatatatatatatatatatatatgtttgtgtgtgtgcgtgtgtatatgggtgtgcatgttttttatttatttttggcatatttgaatatatatatatatatatatatatatatatatatatatatatatatatatatatatatatatatatatatatatatattatgtatatatatatatatatatgtatatatatatatataaatatatctatatatatatgtatatatatatatatatatatatacatatatatacacatttatatttatatgtatagatatatatatatatatatatatatatatatatatatatatatatatatatatatatatatatatatatatacacgcatatatatatatatagatagataaatagatatatatatatatatatatatatatatatatatatatatatatatatatatatatatatatatatatatatatatatatacatttatgtatatatatatatatatatatatatatatatatatatatatatatatatatatatatatatatatatatatatgtatatatatggtttcaCGTTAGGCAAGCTGTTCATCTGCATAGAGTCTAGGTGCATGAAGTCCGGACCTACTTGGTGATTGACCGAGGCACTCAATGAGACCTTCTCCGTTAAAAGCCAGCTGTCGGGCTACTGATCCTACTCTTCATCTGTAACGTATACAGGTTGTTAGGAGGTGTTCATGTTACAGAAGAGGAGAGAAGCATCCCCTGTTTCCTGTTCAGGTTTGATCTCTCTTGCTGGATGAGCAGGGCCTCAAGGATCCTAAACTTCATTCCATCCGTGGCCCTGCGAATGATCCTAGTGTTCCTAGTGATAACTTCTTGCACCACATTCTTGTCATCCACGAGCAGTTGGTGCATACTGATGTCTCCCTGTTGAACCGGCAGTTAtacaatctcatcatcatcattctaaTGTACCTTCTGAATGGGCATAGCATTGTTCTTAACAAAGTCACTCATGGCCTTCTCATTTGTACTGGCTCTCCATCATGCAGATCCGTCCGAGATAAAGATACGAGTTCCACCCACGAGGACCAATCAGCGACCAGAGTCTGATTTGATAAGCCAACCTAGCCGTATATGTACAGAGTAAGGCTGATGATGAGAGGAGCACCAGGTACCCTTTCGTAAAATGTAGCAGCCTAATTTAATTGTATCTATTTAGAAAAGTTtacttatagtaaaaaaaaaaggtatatacgAGCAATAGAAATTCTCAACTACAAGATAAATGTCACTGTCTTtaatgaaacatgaaaaattaattacTTAAATAAACGGTTATCAGATATTACCTTTCAAGTCTTTTTTATATTCATTGTCttcttacaagtttttttttttgtgtactatttttttttattttaattttaaattcgtCAATTAAGTTATATAATACCTTTTGCAAAACACTTACACATGCTTTTCTTTCCAACGtaattattttatgtaatattagGACTATTGGCAAAAAAGCGAAATCTTTTTAGGTTGAAAAGAGGAAAAGGACATAATTTGAAttaaattagtttttattatttccttgaatAGACTGGAGTAAATGAACAACTGTGTATGTAAAGAGtcgatataaaaaaaagataaaaacactatATCAAATTTCGTTCATAACAAGGAGGACGAACACTTGTCTGAGATTATGTTGTTTAATCGAAATATAGGCAGACTTAGATATGCGTGTCTATTGCAGAGTAGATAAAAAGTTATTGAATTATCATTGAACTAATATATTTGAAATTAAGGAGAATATCTAATAGTAGaagctaaaaaaaaatcaattgatagccaaacaaaaacaataaaataaactggAACCATAATTCCCGTAGGAAGAAAACAGCAATTGTAATGAGGTCATTCAAAGATACTGACTGACTATGAAGGAAATTAGACGAAACGTAACCTCGAGGTAATATCAAGATTGAGGGATAAAATGGCATGCAATGctttcattaatctttttttctgATTCAACAACCGAaatattgtctgatttgttttcccTTTTGCCACGCAATGAACTCATGAAATCTCCGTAAACCGAATAAATGTGTATTTCAATAATTTATTTAATGCAGACATTTCATTAGAATAGCCATCTGATTAATTGCAGTCCTGATAATCATGGACTAATAGGTTCTATAATTTCGGTCAATGCAAACTATATAATTCCATCAATTTCCATATACTATATAATAATtaacataaataaaatagaaatattttctctctctctctctctctctctctc
Above is a window of Palaemon carinicauda isolate YSFRI2023 chromosome 6, ASM3689809v2, whole genome shotgun sequence DNA encoding:
- the LOC137643002 gene encoding uncharacterized protein; amino-acid sequence: MTLMLMEVETQMGELVKAREQTPHSSPDKTAAFVLIDKEEYHRKLDLILGASSKFEKLSYNPIEEIKREANKTIEKINAATNAIHFQTITGDFRPGYLYGNMKTHKNGNPLRPIISQCLALTYHLAERLNSLLTPYVPNVYSVASSTEFLGGPPNSI